Proteins encoded in a region of the Dasypus novemcinctus isolate mDasNov1 chromosome 24, mDasNov1.1.hap2, whole genome shotgun sequence genome:
- the LOC101419675 gene encoding ral guanine nucleotide dissociation stimulator-like, translating to MVHPGPGQGLSRFQRKNEGVLVRGESRAVCTVQAGRWEDLAEHLVPALQEGDLDYVCNFLETYRVFASTEQVLDRLFHRYGGDLGGKGESPGRLDVKTTLCALLGTWMDQYREDFLQPPDSPCLQLLAAHAREHLPGSRLQFRVVLLLARMRHPEPTEAEPEAPLSAPELPMPPVRPPAPVPPPAADTGPEPESAPSPPGLPAGEVAPAPAVQIERDAFCAGAPAPELQVAPAPPQLPPAEMGPVPSLERDHPTQSAGAPAEEPGATVAPSGAGAAEPGASLPPPASPPLHGWALPALEGEPAPPAAKAPACELEEASGPPALPTVEGAPVPPTEAEPAPSAGAAPSAPAVGEGEAVPPPPPVPPAQVAPVPTLELQPVQAPSGAAALEGEESLSAAPEPRPELSSAAGRAAPPQPSCPWPGTCGDGLCEQKPELLAFPPKLVAEQLSLMDAELFKKVVPHQCLGSIWSRRHQKGKEHVAPTVRAVISQVNRVADCVMATCLGDPSMKAADKARVVEHWIEVARECRTLRNFSSARAILSALERHAIGRQKKTWGEVSRDSFHLFQTLSEIFFTESNSSQRSELISQVKSRRGARAQQGGFVQLQGGPDLSGGDAADSPHAPVAGSSSSAVEIHLDQVPEAQDSQEVKPGPSTCASSRIGSTVTAASGGSSSSSSIQARATQSSRKRCDSRPRYKRHVGDCCFVRVSLAEDSGHKVQSILVTDQDRAPAVIRKALEEHELAGEQPADYQLVQILSGDGTLQIPDDANVYYAMAPSPNYRFLLLRKTTPLDAEVKGRALSAFRGSWRKGPRFRKGKP from the exons ATGGTCCATCCAGGCCCCGGCCAGGGCCTGAGCAGGTTCCAG AGGAAGAACGAGGGGGTCCTCGTGAGGGGGGAGAGCCGCGCCGTGTGCACGGTCCAGGCCGGCCGCTGGGAGGACCTGGCGGAGCACCTGGTGCCCGCCTTGCAGGAGGGCGACCTTGACTACGTCTGCAACTTCCTGGAGACCTACCGCGTGTTCGCCTCCACCGAGCAGGTCCTGGACCGGCTGTTCCACCG GTATGGAGGTGACCTCGGTGGGAAGGGTGAGTCTCCTGGACGCCTTGACGTGAAAAC caccctctGCGCCCTGCTGGGCACCTGGATGGACCAGTACAGGGAGGACTTCCTGCAGCCTCCGGACTCACCCTGCCTCCAGCTGCTGGCGGCCCACGCCAGGGAGCACCTGCCAGGCTCTCGCCTGCAGTTCCGTGTCGTGCTTCTGCTTGCCCGGATGAGACACCCGGAGCCCACAGAGGCAGAGCCAGAGG CTCCTTTGTCAGCTCCAGAGCTACCGATGCCTCCAGTGCGACCGCCAGCGCCAGTTCCACCCCCTGCGGCCGACACAGGTCCAGAGCCAGAGTCGGCTCCATCACCACCCGGACTGCCAGCTGGCGAGGTGGCGCCAGCACCTGCCGTGCAAATAGAGCGTGACGCATTCTGTGCCGGGGCGCCAGCTCCTGAGCTGCAGGTGGCTCCAGCACCACCACAGCTGCCCCCCGCAGAGATGGGGCCCGTGCCCTCCCTGGAGCGCGACCATCCGACCCAGTCAGCCGGAGCACCTGCTGAGGAGCCGGGGGCCACTGTAGCACCATCAGGAGCAGGAGCTGCAGAGCCGGGGGCAAGTCTACCTCCACCTGCCTCTCCACCGCTCCACGGATGGGCACTGCCCGCTCTCGAGGGAGagcctgctcctccagcagcAAAAGCGCCGGCTTGCGAGCTGGAAGAGGCCTCGGGGCCACCTGCACTGCCAACCGTGGAGGGAGCGCCAGTGCCCCCTACGGAGGCAGAGCCAGCCCCATCTGCAGGGGCAGCCCCATCCGCACCAGCAGTTGGTGAGGGGGAGGCGGTCCCACCGCCACCTCCAGTGCCACCTGCACAGGTTGCTCCAGTGCCCACTCTGGAGCTGCAGCCGGTTCAGGCTCCTTCAGGAGCAGCGGCTCTCGAGGGGGAGGAAAGTCTGTCAGCAGCACCTGAGCCACGGCCAGAGCTCAGCTCAGCAGCAGGGCGGGCTGCCCCCCCACAGCCTTCCTGCCCGTGGCCCGGGACCTGCGGGGACGGTCTGTGTGAGCAGAAGCCTGAGCTCCTGGCCTTCCCTCCCAagctggtggcagagcagctGTCCCTCATGGATGCG gagctgttcaagaaggtggtgcccCACCAGTGCCTGGGCTCCATCTGGTCCCGGCGCCACCAGAAGGGCAAGGAGCACGTGGCGCCCACCGTGCGTGCCGTCATCAGCCAGGTCAACCGCGTGGCTGACTGCGTCATGGCCACCTGCCTCGGGGACCCCAGCATGAAGGCCGCAGACAAggccagggtggtggagcactggatcGAGGTGGCCAGG gagTGCCGAACCCTCCGCAACTTCTCCTCAGCCCGTGCCATCCTCTCTGCTCTCGAAAGGCACGCGATTGGACGTCAGAAGAAGACATGGGGGGAAGTTTCCAG ggacagCTTCCACCTCTTTCAGACACTGTCTGAGATTTTCTTCACTGAGAGCAACTCCTCCCAGCGCAGCGAGCTGATCTCCCAGGTGAAGAGCAGGCGGGGGGCCAGGGCTCAGCAGGGGGGCTT CGTCCAGCTCCAGGGTGGCCCTGACCTCAGCGGCGGGGATGCCGCGGATTCTCCTCACGCGCCCGTGGCTGGCTCCTCCAGCTCTGCGGTGGAAATCCACCTGGACCAGGTCCCGGAGGCCCAGGACAGCCAGGAAGTGAAG CCGGGGCCGTCGACCTGCGCATCGTCTCGGATCGGCTCCACCGTCACGGCAGCATCGGGAGGAtcgtcctcttcctcctccatccaAGCCAGGGCCACCCAGAGCAGCCGAAAGCGCTGTGACTCACGGCCACGCTACAAACGGCACGTGGGCGACTGCTGCTTCGTCCGTGTCTCCCTGGCCGAGGACAGCGGCCACAAGGTCCAGAGCATCCTG GTGACCGACCAAGACAGGGCTCCAGCCGTGATCcgcaaggccctggaagagcaCGAGCTGGCTGGGGAGCAGCCCGCGGACTACCAGCTGGTGCAGATCCTCTCAGGAGATGGCA CACTGCAGATCCCGGACGACGCCAACGTGTATTACGCTATGGCGCCCTCGCCCAATTATCGGTTTCTTCTCCTGAGGAAGACCACGCCCCTGGATGCCGAGGTCAAGGGGAGAGCTCTCTCAGCCTTTCGAGGGAGTTGGCGGAAGGGACCCAGGTTCCGAAAGGGGAAACCGTAA